A window from Vulpes lagopus strain Blue_001 chromosome 23, ASM1834538v1, whole genome shotgun sequence encodes these proteins:
- the DMAP1 gene encoding DNA methyltransferase 1-associated protein 1, whose protein sequence is MATGADVRDILELGGPEGDAASGTISKKDIINPDKKKSKKSSETLTFKRPEGMHREVYALLYSDKKDAPPLLPSDTGQGYRTVKAKLGSKKVRPWKWMPFTNPARKDGAMFFHWRRAAEEGKDYPFARFNKTVQVPVYSEQEYQLYLHDDAWTKAETDHLFDLSRRFDLRFVVIHDRYDHQQFKKRSVEDLKERYYHICAKLANVRAVPGTDLKIPVFDAGHERRRKEQLERLYNRTPEQVAEEEYLLQELRKIEARKKEREKRSQDLQKLITAADTTAEQRRTERKAPKKKLPQKKEAEKPAVPETAGIKFPDFKSAGVTLRSQRMKLPSSVGQKKIKALEQMLLELGVELSPTPTEELVHMFNELRSDLVLLYELKQACANCEYELQMLRHRHEALARAGVLGGPATPASGPAPASAEPAVPEPGLGPEPTKDTIIDVVGAPLTPNSRKRRESASSSSSVKKAKKP, encoded by the exons ATGGCCACCGGCGCGGATGTGCGGGACATCCTGGAACTCGGGGGCCCAGAGGGGGACGCAGCCTCCGGGACCATCAGCAAGAAGGACATTATCAACCCGGACAAG AAAAAGTCCAAGAAGTCCTCCGAGACACTGACCTTCAAGAGGCCCGAGGGCATGCACCGGGAGGTCTACGCGCTGCTCTACTCTGACAAGAA GGATGCACCCCCGCTGCTACCCAGTGACACTGGTCAAGGCTACCGCACAGTGAAGGCCAAGCTGGGCTCTAAGAAGGTGCGGCCCTGGAAGTGGATGCCATTCACCAACCCAGCCCGCAAGGATGGAGCTATGTTCTTCCACTGGCGACGGGCAGCTGAGGAGGGCAAGGACTACCCCTTCGCCAGGTTCAATAAG ACTGTGCAGGTTCCCGTGTACTCAGAGCAGGAGTACCAGCTGTACCTTCATGATGACGCTTGGACTAAGGCAGAGACCGACcatctctttgacctcagccgCCGCTTTGACTTACGTTTTGTGGTCATCCATGACCGGTACGACCACCAGCAGTTCAAG AAGCGTTCCGTGGAGGACCTGAAGGAGCGGTACTACCACATCTGTGCCAAGCTTGCCAACGTGCGGGCCGTGCCAGGCACAGACCTCAAGATCCCAGTGTTTGATGCGGGGCATGAGCGGCGGCGGAAGGAACAGCTGGAGCGGCTCTACAACCGGACCCCGGAGCAG GTGGCGGAGGAGGAGTATCTGCTGCAGGAGCTGCGGAAGATCGAGGCCCGGAAGAAGGAGCGGGAGAAGCGCAGCCAGGACCTGCAGAAGCTGATAACGGCCGCAGACACCACTGCGGAGCAGCGGCGCACAGAACGCAAAGCCCCCAAGAAAAAGCTACCCCAGAAGAAGGAGGCCGAGAAGCCG GCTGTTCCGGAGACTGCAGGCATCAAGTTTCCGGACTTCAAGTCTGCAGGCGTCACGCTGCGGAGCCAGCGG ATGAAGCTGCCAAGCTCTGTGGGACAGAAGAAGATCAAGGCCCTGGAGCAGATGCTGCTGGAGCTTGGTGTGG AGCTGAGCCCTACACCCACGGAGGAGCTGGTGCACATGTTCAACGAGCTGCGGAGTGACCTAGTGCTGCTCTACGAGCTCAAGCAGGCCTGCGCCAACTGCGAGTACGAGCTGCAGATGCTGCGGCACCGGCACGAGGCCCTGGCGAGGGCAGGCGTGCTGGGGGGCCCCGCCACACCGGCATcgggcccagccccagcctctgcTGAGCCAGCAGTACCCGAACCCGGTCTCGGCCCTGAACCCACCAAGGATACCATCATTGATGTGGTGGGCGCACCCCTCACACCCAATTCG AGGAAGCGACGGGAATCGGCCTCCAGCTCCTCTTCTGTGAAGAAAGCCAAGAAGCCATGA